A single window of Sphingobacterium sp. ML3W DNA harbors:
- a CDS encoding glycoside hydrolase family 10 protein produces MKHHLLILTVALFLFSCSSKKNRKQEEVKGTPAVVVQQHPDKKDKPQREKVKTTIQEKKVETPKEVVVELPEVQREFRAAWIASVANINWPSKNFLSTAEQKQEVIQILDFLKANNFNAAIFQVRPSSDALYKSDLEPWSYFLTGEQGKAPFPYYDPLEYWVEEAHKRGIELHVWLNPYRAHHTSGGKVTESSMAKKMPNSVVRLKQGWYWFDPSKKSTQDHAVRVVMDIVKRYDIDGVHFDDYFYPYAEYNGGQDFPDNDSWNDYKKSGGTLARADWRRNSVNTFVERIYKEIKAEKNFVKFGISPFGIWKPGYPAGIQGSSQYDQLYADAKLWLNKGWIDYYTPQLYWPIQPAKQSFTTLLKWWESENTMHRHLWPGINTVGKRTAEHPTEIVNQIAAMRNIVPNSKGIVHWSLAGLIKNPAMTKAVFEGPYQNKVLIPRTPWLNANPMLKPSLLLTPEKEFVFAKWQHKQVDQVFHWVLYTNYGGEWSYEILDPSVTAKELMKSKNGKKLQYVAVKAVDRLSNESPYIAEEIK; encoded by the coding sequence ATGAAACATCACTTATTAATATTGACTGTTGCGCTGTTCTTATTTTCCTGTTCTTCAAAAAAGAATAGAAAACAAGAGGAAGTAAAGGGCACTCCCGCAGTTGTTGTGCAACAGCATCCCGATAAAAAGGATAAACCTCAACGTGAAAAAGTAAAAACTACTATTCAAGAGAAAAAGGTTGAAACACCTAAAGAAGTTGTTGTTGAGCTTCCTGAGGTACAACGTGAATTTCGTGCTGCCTGGATTGCTTCAGTCGCAAATATCAACTGGCCAAGTAAGAATTTTTTGTCTACGGCTGAACAAAAGCAAGAAGTAATCCAGATTTTGGATTTTTTGAAAGCAAATAACTTTAATGCAGCTATTTTTCAGGTACGTCCTTCTTCCGATGCTTTGTATAAAAGTGATTTAGAACCTTGGTCTTATTTTTTAACCGGAGAGCAGGGAAAAGCACCCTTTCCATATTATGATCCATTGGAATATTGGGTCGAAGAGGCACATAAAAGAGGTATTGAATTACATGTTTGGTTAAATCCATATCGTGCGCATCATACCTCTGGTGGAAAAGTGACGGAATCGTCCATGGCTAAAAAAATGCCAAATTCAGTCGTTCGTCTAAAACAAGGATGGTATTGGTTTGATCCATCGAAAAAATCGACACAGGATCATGCTGTTCGTGTCGTGATGGACATTGTTAAGCGTTATGATATTGATGGTGTTCATTTTGATGATTATTTCTATCCGTATGCCGAATACAACGGTGGACAGGATTTTCCAGATAATGACAGCTGGAATGACTATAAAAAAAGCGGTGGGACATTGGCGCGTGCAGATTGGCGTAGAAATAGTGTCAATACATTTGTTGAACGTATCTATAAAGAAATTAAAGCAGAGAAGAATTTTGTAAAATTTGGAATTAGTCCATTTGGAATATGGAAGCCGGGTTATCCTGCAGGTATTCAAGGCTCCAGTCAGTATGATCAATTGTATGCAGATGCAAAACTTTGGTTGAACAAGGGATGGATTGATTATTACACTCCACAATTGTACTGGCCTATTCAACCTGCTAAACAAAGCTTTACGACCTTATTGAAATGGTGGGAAAGTGAAAATACGATGCATAGACATTTGTGGCCAGGTATCAATACTGTTGGGAAGCGTACAGCAGAACACCCAACTGAAATTGTAAATCAAATTGCGGCAATGCGCAATATCGTGCCGAATAGTAAAGGTATTGTTCATTGGAGCTTAGCTGGTTTGATTAAAAATCCAGCGATGACAAAGGCGGTTTTTGAAGGTCCTTACCAGAATAAAGTGTTGATCCCAAGAACACCTTGGTTGAATGCGAATCCGATGCTGAAGCCATCATTGTTGTTGACACCAGAGAAGGAGTTTGTATTTGCGAAGTGGCAACATAAACAAGTGGATCAAGTTTTTCATTGGGTGCTTTATACCAATTATGGTGGCGAGTGGTCGTATGAGATTTTAGATCCTTCAGTGACGGCTAAGGAACTTATGAAAAGTAAGAATGGCAAAAAATTGCAATATGTTGCGGTTAAAGCAGTGGACCGATTGAGTAATGAAAGTCCCTATATAGCAGAAGAGATAAAATAG
- the nagA gene encoding N-acetylglucosamine-6-phosphate deacetylase, translated as MNKLALVGGRIFSDYDLFENRALIVEDGKVIAMVDPAEIPDDCQQIDVHGANICAGLIDLQLYGDGDDLFSAQLTSESLQRISDRLVSKGTTSYMMTLATNTFSVFKEAIRVASHFHHDALLGLHLEGPFLNVKKRGAHPAELIVKATKENIKELFGEHNMVVKMMTIAPECMDDDVLEYLQSYELLLSAGHSNATSIEGIKGFDLGIPTSTHLFNAMSPLHHREIGMVGAIFNHPTACSSIIVDGHHVNFEAVKIAKKQMGERLFLITDAVAACSEGIYQHVLNDGYYSLPDGTISGAAVSLFESVKNAVLRVDIPLEEAIRMATTYPARLLKRSDIGNLNCGSIANLLIFSSDFELQNVMVKGELIS; from the coding sequence ATGAATAAACTTGCTTTAGTGGGCGGAAGGATTTTTTCAGATTATGACCTGTTTGAAAATAGAGCACTTATTGTGGAAGATGGTAAAGTTATAGCGATGGTCGATCCTGCAGAAATTCCTGATGATTGCCAACAGATAGATGTGCATGGAGCCAATATCTGTGCGGGTTTAATTGACCTACAGTTATATGGTGATGGAGACGATCTTTTTTCTGCTCAATTGACCTCTGAATCATTACAGCGAATTTCGGACCGATTGGTGAGCAAAGGTACCACTTCATATATGATGACTTTGGCAACGAATACTTTTTCAGTTTTTAAAGAAGCTATTCGGGTTGCGAGTCATTTTCACCATGATGCGCTGTTGGGTTTACATCTTGAAGGTCCTTTTCTGAATGTGAAGAAGCGTGGTGCGCATCCTGCAGAATTGATTGTGAAAGCTACGAAAGAAAACATTAAAGAATTGTTTGGTGAGCACAATATGGTAGTGAAAATGATGACCATTGCTCCGGAGTGTATGGATGATGATGTGCTAGAATACCTACAATCTTATGAACTATTATTGAGTGCTGGACATAGCAATGCTACATCTATAGAAGGGATAAAAGGTTTTGATTTAGGTATACCAACAAGTACGCACTTGTTCAATGCCATGTCTCCGTTGCATCATCGAGAAATAGGTATGGTAGGGGCTATCTTCAATCATCCGACAGCCTGTTCGAGTATCATAGTGGACGGGCACCATGTCAATTTTGAAGCAGTGAAAATTGCGAAAAAACAGATGGGTGAGCGTTTGTTTTTGATTACGGACGCTGTTGCTGCATGTTCGGAGGGGATTTATCAACATGTACTCAACGATGGTTATTATTCACTTCCTGATGGTACGATTTCAGGAGCCGCAGTTTCCTTGTTTGAGTCTGTTAAGAATGCTGTACTTCGGGTTGATATTCCCTTGGAGGAAGCGATTCGTATGGCTACAACCTATCCAGCGCGACTACTTAAAAGATCAGATATTGGTAACTTGAACTGCGGTAGTATCGCCAATTTGTTGATATTCTCTTCAGATTTTGAACTTCAAAACGTGATGGTTAAAGGAGAGTTGATATCGTAA
- a CDS encoding RidA family protein: MSQKIILNTEKAPAAIGPYNQAIKADKTLYVSGQIPLVPETMELITTGVADEAHQVLKNVDAILKNAGYTFEDVVKASIFLSSMDDFSTVNEVYAQYFTSAQPARECVAVKTLPKNVNVEISVIAWKD; this comes from the coding sequence ATGTCTCAAAAAATTATTTTAAATACGGAAAAAGCTCCGGCCGCAATTGGACCTTACAATCAAGCGATAAAAGCCGATAAAACTTTATATGTATCCGGACAAATCCCATTAGTTCCTGAAACGATGGAATTGATCACAACTGGCGTTGCAGATGAAGCACACCAAGTATTGAAGAACGTTGATGCCATCCTGAAAAATGCCGGTTATACCTTTGAAGACGTTGTAAAAGCATCGATTTTCTTAAGCAGCATGGATGATTTTTCAACAGTCAATGAAGTATATGCGCAGTATTTCACTTCTGCACAACCTGCACGTGAGTGCGTTGCTGTCAAGACACTTCCCAAAAATGTAAATGTCGAAATCTCCGTGATTGCCTGGAAAGATTAA
- a CDS encoding EamA family transporter, translating to MENIKQDTESRGKYFLAAFLAPLIWGFMAVPIRLLKNWSAEDILHYRILLAVLLLWLFNLIFRKAELKVDYHHFQQLPKNKRIRISYLTLFSAIFLFANWYTYIYCINSISVQAGAFAYILCPLITTATGYFILKENLSTTQKLSLLIAGVGVVMLATGSLTEVLWSITIGALYAFYLVLQRVIQGFDKLNMLAIQLAICTLFIIPQMLIDQSPIPQDSTFWKVTLAMALLFTILPLFSSMYALKKISSSTLGIMLYINPIIAFTLAVTYFEEQLDSYKYWAYGFILIAILVFNYDKVFARLKR from the coding sequence ATGGAAAACATAAAACAAGATACTGAAAGCCGCGGAAAGTATTTCTTAGCGGCTTTTTTAGCACCACTTATTTGGGGGTTTATGGCTGTTCCTATACGCCTATTAAAAAATTGGTCGGCAGAGGATATACTCCATTATCGTATCCTATTAGCGGTTTTACTCCTATGGCTGTTCAACCTGATTTTTAGAAAAGCAGAACTCAAAGTTGATTACCATCATTTTCAACAATTACCCAAAAATAAAAGAATTAGGATCAGCTATCTCACGCTTTTTTCAGCCATATTTTTATTTGCAAACTGGTATACCTATATCTATTGTATCAATAGTATTAGTGTCCAAGCTGGTGCATTTGCTTATATCCTATGTCCATTGATTACTACAGCTACTGGGTATTTTATTCTAAAAGAAAACTTAAGTACCACACAAAAACTATCTTTACTTATTGCCGGTGTAGGGGTGGTCATGCTAGCAACAGGATCCCTCACAGAAGTATTATGGTCGATAACTATTGGTGCATTATATGCCTTTTACCTCGTTTTACAGCGTGTCATACAGGGCTTTGATAAACTCAACATGTTGGCCATACAACTCGCTATATGTACGCTTTTTATCATACCACAAATGTTAATAGACCAAAGTCCAATACCTCAAGACAGCACGTTTTGGAAGGTTACTTTAGCTATGGCATTATTATTTACCATCCTCCCATTATTCTCCAGTATGTACGCTCTAAAGAAAATATCTTCTTCCACGCTCGGTATCATGCTGTATATTAACCCCATCATTGCTTTCACACTTGCAGTCACATATTTTGAGGAACAATTAGACTCCTATAAATATTGGGCATACGGTTTTATCTTAATAGCTATATTGGTTTTTAACTATGACAAAGTATTTGCTCGCCTAAAAAGATAA
- a CDS encoding SusC/RagA family TonB-linked outer membrane protein — MNHKLQTTLKVLSIVPTMLFSVSLLHAQNNQVKGTIVDNQSKSPIAGATIKVLGTSTARSSDASGIFQINVDDKNRILSISVVGYETKTITLAPNETTVTVSLVQQTQQLESVVVTALGISRTQKSLTYSTQQVSGDELNRVKSTNLANNLNGKVAGVNIASSSSGPGGSAKVVLRGNKSASGNNQVLYVVDGVPINNQTLGTQPDDVFGGQRDPGDPIAMINPEDIENISVLKGASAAALYGSQAANGVILITTKSGKDGRTTVNFSSSAQIEQATSLPEFQHQYGQGSKGKNSNTSVFSWGDKTNESNYNNVDHFFRTGSNFTNSLTLSGGNEKNQTYFSYANTLAKGITPNNDMTRHNFNLKESAKFFDDKLTVEGSANYITQKLDNAPTAGFYYNPLVGLYLLPRSIDIQKYRNYETFNPNRNLNEQNWYTLTDDETTQQNPWWITNRNSTKSTRNRLLLNGSAKYKIAPWISIQARGSVDRTSEVWDRKAYAGTQHILARENGAYSYTNTTITQQYGDLVANMNFNIGDKLQITGLVGTSITDWKTEGTDFNSGKEGLKIPNQFFIQNTTTPVTKTLSANRRQLQSVFASANLAYDNWIYLDLTARNDWASTLAFTNSYSFTYPSAGLGIVLNEKLNMPEFINMAKIRGSYASVGNDLPPYTTLLTNKLDPYAVLTVNDIAFLKTLKPEKTTSLEIGTEWRMWNNRLNVDLTYYKTNTTNQFFKIAASHASLNEQYAINAGDIQNQGVEALVSLDAIKNDNFTWTTSLNFTYNKNKIVKLDDNIKEFTLTGESRNNFASKLEVGGSFGDIYGQDFVRNDQGQILISEDGIPQKNNAFTKLGNSNPLWQMGWNNSFNYKNFNLSFLIDGKFDYEVMSVTQALLDGYGVSQASGDARTNGGVPINGITPGGAAVTTVDAEQWYTSTAGMGPVSSQYIYDGTVVRLRELTLGYDFNIKDSFFKKLRVNAVGRNLFYITKKAPFDPEVTMSTGNSLSGVDIFMMPATRNYGLTLNATF; from the coding sequence ATGAATCATAAATTACAAACAACTCTAAAGGTATTGAGTATCGTTCCGACAATGCTCTTTTCAGTATCTTTACTCCATGCCCAAAACAATCAAGTGAAGGGTACTATTGTAGATAATCAATCAAAATCCCCAATAGCAGGAGCTACTATTAAAGTCTTGGGAACATCAACTGCGCGTTCATCGGATGCCAGTGGTATTTTTCAAATTAACGTTGACGATAAAAATCGTATTTTGAGTATCAGTGTTGTTGGATATGAAACCAAAACCATTACACTAGCTCCCAACGAGACAACCGTAACCGTGAGTCTTGTACAACAGACCCAACAACTGGAAAGTGTGGTCGTTACTGCATTAGGGATCAGTCGTACTCAAAAATCCTTGACTTACTCTACTCAACAAGTTAGCGGTGATGAACTGAATCGCGTCAAAAGCACCAACTTAGCCAATAATCTGAATGGTAAAGTTGCAGGAGTAAACATTGCTTCCAGTTCATCTGGGCCAGGTGGATCTGCAAAAGTGGTATTACGTGGTAATAAATCAGCATCGGGAAATAATCAAGTATTATATGTCGTAGATGGTGTACCAATAAACAACCAAACATTAGGCACACAGCCAGACGATGTTTTTGGAGGGCAGCGTGACCCAGGAGATCCAATTGCCATGATCAATCCAGAAGATATTGAAAATATATCTGTCCTAAAAGGAGCTTCAGCTGCTGCACTATATGGTAGTCAAGCGGCTAATGGCGTTATTTTAATTACAACAAAATCAGGCAAAGACGGCCGTACAACAGTTAATTTTTCTTCAAGTGCACAGATAGAACAAGCGACTTCTTTACCTGAATTCCAACATCAATATGGTCAAGGTTCTAAAGGTAAAAATAGTAATACCAGTGTATTTAGTTGGGGCGATAAAACGAACGAAAGTAATTACAATAATGTTGATCATTTTTTCCGAACAGGCAGTAATTTCACTAATTCGTTAACCTTATCTGGCGGAAATGAGAAAAACCAAACCTACTTTTCTTATGCAAACACCCTTGCAAAAGGAATTACGCCGAATAATGATATGACACGGCACAACTTCAACCTGAAAGAAAGCGCCAAATTCTTTGATGATAAACTTACTGTAGAGGGAAGCGCTAATTATATTACTCAAAAATTGGATAATGCTCCTACTGCAGGTTTTTATTACAACCCCTTGGTGGGCCTCTATTTATTACCCAGAAGTATCGATATCCAAAAATATAGAAATTACGAAACATTCAATCCCAATCGTAATCTCAATGAGCAAAACTGGTATACGCTCACTGATGATGAGACCACACAACAAAACCCTTGGTGGATCACCAATCGCAATTCAACAAAATCGACAAGAAACCGACTTCTCTTAAATGGTAGCGCAAAATATAAAATCGCACCATGGATAAGCATCCAAGCAAGAGGAAGCGTAGATCGTACAAGTGAAGTATGGGATAGAAAAGCATATGCAGGTACCCAACATATCTTAGCTCGAGAAAATGGTGCTTACAGCTACACCAATACAACCATTACACAGCAATATGGTGATTTAGTAGCCAACATGAATTTTAATATTGGCGACAAATTACAGATAACAGGATTGGTCGGAACCAGTATCACAGACTGGAAAACTGAAGGAACGGATTTCAACAGCGGTAAAGAAGGATTAAAAATACCTAACCAATTTTTTATCCAAAATACCACGACACCGGTAACCAAAACATTATCTGCAAACAGAAGACAATTACAATCGGTGTTTGCATCGGCCAATTTAGCCTATGACAATTGGATCTATTTAGATCTGACAGCCCGTAATGACTGGGCTAGCACCTTGGCTTTCACGAACTCCTACTCATTTACATACCCTTCAGCAGGATTAGGTATTGTGCTAAATGAGAAACTGAATATGCCTGAGTTTATCAATATGGCAAAAATAAGAGGTTCATACGCAAGCGTTGGAAATGACTTACCTCCATACACAACCTTGCTCACAAATAAATTAGATCCTTATGCAGTATTGACGGTCAATGACATTGCATTTTTAAAGACACTAAAACCAGAGAAAACTACATCTCTGGAGATTGGTACAGAATGGCGGATGTGGAATAATCGATTGAACGTCGATTTGACTTATTATAAAACCAATACAACCAATCAATTCTTTAAAATCGCAGCAAGTCACGCATCGCTCAACGAGCAATATGCCATCAATGCCGGAGATATTCAAAATCAAGGGGTAGAAGCCTTAGTTTCATTAGATGCGATCAAGAATGATAATTTTACTTGGACTACAAGCCTAAACTTTACTTACAATAAAAATAAGATTGTAAAACTAGATGACAACATCAAAGAATTTACATTAACAGGTGAAAGTCGTAATAATTTCGCATCCAAATTGGAAGTCGGAGGTTCATTTGGAGATATCTATGGTCAAGATTTCGTACGCAATGATCAGGGCCAAATCCTCATTTCTGAAGATGGTATCCCACAAAAAAACAATGCATTTACCAAACTTGGAAACTCCAATCCACTTTGGCAAATGGGGTGGAACAATAGTTTTAATTACAAAAACTTCAACCTAAGCTTCTTGATCGATGGTAAATTTGATTATGAAGTGATGTCTGTTACTCAGGCCTTGTTAGATGGATATGGTGTATCGCAAGCGAGTGGTGATGCCCGTACAAATGGAGGAGTTCCAATTAATGGAATCACACCAGGAGGAGCTGCAGTAACTACGGTAGATGCTGAACAATGGTATACTTCAACTGCCGGCATGGGACCTGTAAGCAGCCAATATATCTATGATGGAACGGTTGTAAGATTACGTGAATTAACATTAGGTTACGACTTCAATATCAAAGATAGCTTCTTTAAAAAACTTCGCGTTAATGCAGTCGGAAGAAACTTATTCTACATCACGAAAAAAGCTCCTTTTGATCCAGAAGTAACCATGTCAACCGGAAATTCATTAAGCGGTGTAGATATCTTCATGATGCCTGCAACTAGAAACTATGGTCTAACATTAAATGCAACTTTCTAA
- a CDS encoding SusD/RagB family nutrient-binding outer membrane lipoprotein yields MKLNIKNISKFSLALVLIGGTLSSCTKDFEDYNKDNTGLTDEDLKADGQDLVLYFRNAQMAIYNFSGAGDPNSYQTQQNLNADVYGGYFMSPTPFNSGQNNLNYAMVNGWNGEAFKVLYLDVIKSIDKLQKNDLAETYPALWGSAIVIKVAAASRVTDIYGPIPYSQVGTSNTIPYDKQSDLYNSFFEELDKAAEYLNSYKADSPMAEKIDQIDLVFPNTDNQVRFKNWLKIANSLRLRLAIRLVKIDPQLAKTQAEKALDPANGGIIETNSENFKITVPTDGTYSNPLWFISKNWADTRINASLASYLVGYDDPRTSKYMSPVAKDPITTTFAGKYIGIRTGAEGIEKDNYQKLSALNTEGTTPTFIASTAPILMTAAEVYFLRSEAALRGWAHTGGTAQSLYEKGVETSFSQWGVTAGLSTYLNDNTRKASAYVDPFNAKNNAESPSSLTIKWNDGATNEEKLERIITQKWLAIFPEGQEAWSEFRRTGYPRLFPVVVNNSGGLIDSKIQIRRLPFPQNEYNTNAVEVQNAISLLDGPDNGGTRLWWDVNKGNF; encoded by the coding sequence ATGAAACTCAACATAAAAAATATATCCAAGTTCTCACTTGCGCTTGTACTTATCGGAGGAACACTGAGTAGCTGTACAAAGGATTTTGAGGATTACAATAAAGATAACACAGGGTTAACCGATGAAGATTTAAAAGCTGATGGCCAAGATCTTGTCCTTTATTTCAGAAACGCCCAAATGGCTATCTATAATTTTTCTGGAGCAGGGGATCCAAATTCTTATCAAACACAGCAAAACCTCAATGCTGATGTATATGGTGGGTATTTTATGTCGCCCACACCATTCAACAGTGGTCAAAACAACCTAAACTACGCCATGGTAAACGGCTGGAATGGCGAGGCTTTCAAAGTACTCTATCTTGATGTCATCAAGTCCATAGACAAATTGCAAAAAAATGATCTTGCAGAAACTTACCCTGCATTATGGGGTTCCGCAATCGTCATTAAAGTTGCCGCAGCAAGTCGTGTTACAGATATTTATGGTCCCATCCCTTACAGTCAAGTAGGGACATCCAATACCATTCCTTACGACAAGCAATCTGATTTGTATAACAGCTTCTTCGAGGAACTTGATAAAGCCGCGGAGTACCTAAACTCATACAAAGCAGATAGTCCCATGGCTGAAAAAATCGATCAAATTGATTTGGTTTTTCCGAATACAGACAATCAAGTCCGATTCAAAAATTGGCTCAAAATAGCCAATTCGCTAAGATTAAGACTGGCCATCCGTTTGGTAAAAATTGATCCTCAACTCGCAAAAACTCAAGCAGAGAAAGCTTTAGACCCTGCTAATGGAGGTATCATCGAAACCAATAGTGAGAATTTCAAAATCACAGTACCAACTGACGGGACCTATAGCAATCCCCTTTGGTTTATCTCCAAAAACTGGGCAGATACACGTATTAATGCTTCATTAGCATCTTATCTTGTAGGTTACGATGACCCTCGAACTTCGAAATACATGTCTCCCGTCGCAAAAGACCCCATTACAACTACTTTTGCAGGTAAATATATTGGCATACGTACCGGAGCTGAAGGAATTGAAAAAGATAATTATCAAAAACTCTCAGCATTAAACACGGAGGGAACTACGCCTACATTTATCGCCAGTACAGCTCCTATTTTAATGACTGCTGCAGAAGTCTATTTCTTACGTAGTGAGGCCGCTTTGAGAGGTTGGGCACACACAGGAGGAACCGCACAATCGCTTTATGAAAAAGGTGTCGAAACCTCCTTTTCGCAGTGGGGCGTCACAGCTGGTTTAAGCACTTATTTAAATGACAACACGAGAAAAGCTTCTGCTTATGTAGATCCATTCAACGCAAAAAACAATGCCGAATCACCAAGTAGCTTAACTATTAAATGGAATGACGGAGCTACTAATGAAGAGAAATTGGAGCGTATCATTACCCAAAAATGGTTAGCAATATTCCCTGAGGGCCAAGAAGCTTGGAGTGAATTCCGTAGAACAGGATATCCTCGTTTATTCCCAGTAGTAGTCAATAATAGTGGTGGACTTATCGACAGTAAGATTCAAATTCGTCGTTTACCATTTCCGCAAAACGAGTACAATACCAATGCAGTAGAAGTACAAAATGCCATTTCCTTATTAGATGGTCCTGATAATGGAGGCACACGTTTATGGTGGGATGTGAATAAAGGCAATTTCTAG